A stretch of the Aegilops tauschii subsp. strangulata cultivar AL8/78 chromosome 4, Aet v6.0, whole genome shotgun sequence genome encodes the following:
- the LOC109757792 gene encoding thaumatin-like protein encodes MASSKLFLLIISAIISMAITSSPAAAANGRIHLIMVNNCAESVWPAMLGTTGHATPQSGGFHLGPGEETTFDVPVGWSGRVWPRRGCSFDPRGMGKCATGDCGGVLRCGGAPGATPATVVEMTLGTPQSPMHFYDVSLVDGFNAPVSMTPVGGGRGCGVAACGADLNVCCPSALEVRDREGRVAGCRSACLAMGSDKYCCTGEYGTAAACKPTMFSHLFKAICPRAYSYAFDDASSLNRCKANRYLITFCPPQPE; translated from the exons ATGGCCTCCTCTAAGctcttcctcctcatcatcaGTGCCATCATCTCCATGGCAATCACTAGTAGTC CGGCGGCTGCGGCAAATGGTCGCATACATCTCATCATGGTGAACAACTGCGCCGAGTCGGTGTGGCCGGCCATGCTCGGCACCACCGGCCACGCCACGCCGCAGTCGGGCGGCTTCCACCTCGGCCCCGGCGAAGAGACCACCTTCGACGTGCCGGTAGGGTGGTCGGGGCGGGTGTGGCCGCGCCGGGGCTGCTCCTTCGACCCGCGCGGCATGGGCAAGTGCGCCACGGGCGACTGCGGCGGCGTGCTGCGGTGCGGGGGCGCCCCGGGCGCCACCCCGGCCACCGTGGTGGAGATGACGCTGGGGACTCCCCAGTCGCCGATGCACTTCTACGACGTGAGCCTGGTGGACGGGTTCAACGCGCCGGTGTCCATGACGCCGGTCGGTGGCGGCCGCGGGTGCGGCGTGGCGGCGTGCGGGGCGGACCTGAACGTCTGCTGCCCGTCGGCGCTGGAGGTGAGGGACCGGGAGGGGAGGGTGGCCGGTTGCCGGAGCGCGTGCCTGGCGATGGGCAGCGACAAGTACTGCTGCACCGGGGAGtacgggacggcggcggcgtgcAAGCCCACTATGTTCTCGCACCTCTTCAAGGCCATCTGCCCCAGGGCCTACAGCTACGCCTTCGACGACGCCTCAAGCCTCAACCGCTGCAAGGCCAACCGATACCTCATCACATTCTGCCCACCACAACCTGAATGA
- the LOC109757767 gene encoding putative cyclin-D7-1: MHMCSQAGTPMEDDDASGVSASGIILYCDEDPFADDSTPIPPPAASSGDVDDVQQVVDLAMEYKARERCYAPVGSSAYIHRLLHDHHQHGGVSSARTKAVHYIVYAFSRLGLAAATAFNAVNYVDRFLSINCHLSWEVWMVELVSVACLSVACKLDEVTVPSLHDLRMEEVTSHSFRASTIRDMELTLLKALQWRLACVTPYSYLDLLPLPTTAAANRSRCIRLLLRSLSEPSFLRFDASVVAAAALRCVALLQDHAHLIIPPLCRLGDESDECFKMMKALETSLDHHQYHKYSTADQLQGSPISVIAFESTDHDSTVNSRSALSRRLFGTPTALDP, encoded by the exons atgcatatgtgCAGTCAGGCGGGGACACCGATGGAAGACGACGACGCGAGCGGTGTGAGTGCTAGCGGGATCATTCTCTACTGCGACGAAGACCCTTTCGCCGACGACTCGACTCCAATTCCACCACCGGCAGCATCATCCGGCGACGTTGACGATGTGCAGCAGGTGGTTGATCTGGCCATGGAGTACAAGGCCAGGGAGCGATGCTATGCACCCGTGGGATCGTCTGCCTACATCCACCGTCTCCTCCACGACCATCATCAGCACGGCGGGGTGTCAAGCGCTAGGACCAAAGCAGTACACTACATCGTCTAT GCATTTAGCCGGTTGGGATTGGCGGCTGCGACGGCGTTCAACGCGGTCAACTATGTCGACCGCTTCTTGTCCATCAACTGCCATCTG AGCTGGGAGGTATGGATGGTGGAGCTGGTGAGCGTGGCGTGCCTGTCGGTTGCATGCAAGTTGGACGAGGTCACCGTACCATCCCTCCACGATCTGCGG ATGGAGGAAGTGACGAGTCATTCGTTCCGGGCGTCGACCATCCGGGACATGGAGTTGACGCTGCTCAAGGCGCTACAATGGCGGCTGGCCTGCGTCACCCCATACTCCTACCTCGACCTCCTCCCCCTtcccaccaccgccgccgccaatCGATCTCGTTgcatccgcctcctcctccgatcCCTCTCCG AGCCCTCGTTTCTCCGATTTGACGCCTCTGTGGTTGCCGCCGCTGCACTCAGGTGTGTGGCCCTACTGCAGGATCATGCCCATCTCATTATCCCTCCACTCTGTCGATTG GGCGATGAGTCTGACGAGTGCTTCAAGATGATGAAAGCACTTGAAACAAGCTTGGACCATCATCAATATCACAAGTACAGTACTGCTGACCAGCTGCAGGGGAGTCCGATTTCAGTGATTGCATTCGAGAGCACTGACCATGACAGTACAGTTAACAGCAGGTCAGCCCTCAGTCGGCGCCTATTTGGAACACCAACAGCACTGGACCCATGA